From Deferrisoma camini S3R1, the proteins below share one genomic window:
- the istB gene encoding IS21-like element helper ATPase IstB, which translates to MNPMPQLAPLLKQLRLSGILDSLEARNRQAVEHQLSYTEFLSLLIQDEIARREHKKLALRFRRAGFRGEKTIENFDFAFNPGVNKALILDVATCRFLHEKVCVLIVGPTGTGKSHLAQAIGHCAIRQGHDVLFTSASKLLGSLHAARATDTYERRFAALARVDLLIIDDFGLKPLRPPQDEDFHDLMNERYERASTILTSNLDLGEWGQAFPNRLLGAATIDRIRHGAYRIVLEGQSYRSPRPLPDDAPQEVVASTRRKG; encoded by the coding sequence ATGAACCCCATGCCCCAGCTCGCCCCCTTGCTCAAGCAGCTTCGCCTCTCTGGTATCCTCGACTCCCTCGAGGCCCGAAACCGTCAGGCCGTGGAGCATCAGCTCTCCTACACCGAGTTCCTCTCCCTGCTCATCCAGGACGAGATCGCCCGCCGCGAGCACAAAAAGCTCGCCCTCAGGTTCCGGCGCGCCGGCTTCCGCGGCGAAAAAACCATCGAGAACTTCGACTTCGCCTTCAACCCCGGCGTCAACAAGGCCCTCATCCTCGATGTCGCCACCTGCCGCTTCCTCCACGAAAAGGTCTGTGTCCTCATCGTCGGCCCCACCGGCACCGGCAAAAGCCATCTCGCCCAGGCCATCGGCCACTGCGCCATCCGCCAGGGCCACGATGTGCTGTTTACCTCCGCCTCCAAGCTCCTGGGCTCGCTCCATGCCGCCCGGGCCACCGATACCTACGAACGCCGCTTCGCCGCCCTGGCACGGGTCGATCTGCTCATCATCGACGACTTCGGCCTCAAACCCCTGCGCCCTCCCCAGGACGAGGACTTCCACGACCTCATGAACGAACGCTACGAGCGCGCCTCCACCATCCTCACCAGCAACCTCGATTTGGGCGAGTGGGGCCAGGCCTTCCCCAACCGCCTGCTGGGGGCCGCCACCATCGACCGGATCCGCCACGGCGCCTACCGGATCGTCCTGGAGGGCCAGAGCTACCGATCACCCCGACCCCTGCCGGACGACGCCCCCCAGGAGGTCGTTGCCTCGACGCGTCGAAAGGGGTAG
- the istA gene encoding IS21 family transposase, with amino-acid sequence MHQYRHVLVRMRLGDSNRQIAKAGLMGRRKASAFRELAAHNGWLDPDSPVPDEAAIAQALGSSPARATPRAGSSLERYRDEITRWVELGIQGTTIHEALCRKHGYTGHYSSVRRFLQGIRKANPQATVMLEFAPGEAAQVDFGKGPTIPHPLTGEPQLTWVFVMTLAWSRHQYAEIVPDQKVSTWIACHRRAFEWFGGVPARIIIDNAKCAIVRACYHDPEVQRSYAELAEGYGFRIAPCPVRDPKKKGRVESGVKYIKRSFLPLREFRDRVDANRQLHEWIRSTAGNRLHGTTHERPLTRFVEVERHVLRPLPDVPPILGVWTRVKLHGNCHVTFEKAYYSAPFRLVRQHLWLRATPSTVELYLDHELVASHPRLARPGERSTVQDHLPPEAVAYQMQDPQWCLKKARALGPSTHELVERLFAHRVLDNLRAAQGVIRLAQRFGHERLEAACRRALRFDDPRYRTVKTILQKGLDQEPEPAEPSALAEAYTGKGRFCRDAAQLLLWDPPPAPQRRGPGETL; translated from the coding sequence ATGCACCAGTACCGACACGTCCTCGTTCGCATGCGGCTTGGAGACTCCAACCGCCAGATCGCCAAAGCCGGCCTCATGGGCCGCCGCAAGGCCTCTGCCTTCCGTGAGCTCGCCGCCCACAACGGCTGGCTCGACCCCGACTCCCCCGTGCCCGACGAGGCCGCCATCGCCCAGGCCCTCGGCTCCTCCCCTGCACGGGCCACCCCGCGGGCCGGTTCCTCCCTCGAGCGCTACCGCGACGAGATCACCCGCTGGGTCGAGCTCGGCATCCAGGGCACCACCATCCACGAGGCCCTGTGCCGAAAGCACGGCTACACCGGCCACTACTCTTCGGTACGGCGATTCCTCCAAGGCATCCGGAAGGCCAACCCCCAGGCCACCGTCATGCTGGAGTTCGCCCCCGGCGAGGCCGCCCAGGTCGACTTCGGCAAGGGCCCCACGATCCCCCATCCCCTCACCGGCGAGCCCCAACTCACCTGGGTCTTCGTGATGACGCTTGCCTGGAGCCGCCATCAGTACGCCGAGATCGTCCCCGACCAGAAGGTCTCCACATGGATCGCCTGCCACCGCCGGGCCTTCGAGTGGTTTGGCGGCGTTCCTGCCCGGATCATCATCGACAACGCCAAGTGCGCCATTGTCCGCGCCTGCTACCACGATCCCGAGGTCCAGCGCTCCTATGCCGAGCTGGCCGAGGGCTACGGGTTCCGCATCGCCCCTTGTCCCGTCCGGGACCCCAAGAAGAAGGGCCGGGTGGAGTCCGGGGTGAAGTACATCAAGCGCTCGTTTCTGCCCCTTCGCGAGTTCCGAGACCGGGTCGACGCCAACCGCCAGCTCCACGAGTGGATCCGCTCCACCGCCGGCAACCGCCTTCACGGCACCACCCACGAGCGACCCCTCACCCGGTTCGTCGAGGTGGAGCGCCACGTGCTCAGGCCCCTGCCCGACGTGCCCCCCATCCTCGGCGTGTGGACCCGCGTGAAGCTCCACGGCAACTGCCACGTCACCTTCGAGAAGGCCTACTACTCCGCCCCCTTTCGCCTCGTGCGCCAGCATCTGTGGCTGCGCGCCACCCCCTCGACCGTGGAGCTCTACCTCGACCACGAGCTCGTCGCCTCCCACCCCCGCCTGGCTCGCCCCGGCGAGCGCTCCACCGTCCAAGACCACCTCCCCCCGGAGGCGGTGGCCTACCAGATGCAAGACCCCCAGTGGTGCCTCAAGAAGGCCCGAGCCCTCGGGCCCTCCACCCATGAGCTCGTCGAGCGCCTCTTCGCCCACCGCGTCCTCGACAACCTCCGTGCCGCCCAGGGGGTGATCCGCCTGGCCCAGCGCTTCGGGCACGAGCGCCTGGAGGCCGCGTGCCGCCGGGCCCTTCGCTTCGATGATCCCCGCTACCGCACCGTGAAGACCATCCTCCAAAAGGGCCTCGATCAGGAGCCCGAACCGGCCGAGCCCTCCGCCCTCGCCGAGGCCTACACCGGCAAGGGCCGCTTCTGCCGCGATGCCGCCCAACTGCTCCTGTGGGATCCGCCCCCGGCCCCCCAGCGGCGGGGCCCCGGCGAAACCCTCTGA
- a CDS encoding GxxExxY protein — protein MPVENEIAKVILDSAFRVHRALGPGLLESVYELALAHELQKRELRVARQVPVPIEYDGLTFDQGFRADLIVEDRVIVELKSVETVQPVHKKQLLTHLKLSGCRLGLLINFGEALLKDGITRVVNNLEE, from the coding sequence ATGCCGGTGGAAAATGAGATTGCAAAGGTCATCTTGGACAGTGCCTTCCGGGTCCACCGAGCGCTCGGGCCCGGGTTGCTAGAATCCGTGTACGAGCTGGCTCTGGCGCACGAACTCCAAAAGCGGGAGCTTCGAGTCGCCCGGCAGGTACCCGTCCCGATCGAGTACGACGGGCTGACCTTCGACCAAGGGTTTCGTGCGGATTTGATCGTGGAGGACCGAGTCATCGTGGAACTGAAGTCGGTCGAAACCGTCCAACCCGTCCACAAGAAGCAGCTTCTGACCCACCTGAAGCTGAGCGGTTGTCGGCTCGGTCTTCTGATCAACTTCGGAGAAGCGCTGCTAAAAGACGGGATCACTCGGGTGGTCAACAACTTGGAGGAGTAG
- a CDS encoding ABC transporter permease produces the protein MTLLKIAFRNVLKNRRRSLITVLAIAFGYMAVAMFKGYTHQAYEKMALAAIFVEVPGHLVVYKKGFLEEGRLRPEDYLFTGEESSRLAETIRKIPGVAWVARRMELTGLLSNGDVSTIFLSDAIDPAKEADLWSHYRYRRWMSRKTLPRDRPDAILVGPDLLTLLRLQPGSNVVLMATTQYGQMNAVDATVAGTYATFSDEMNDKYVKMPLAMAQSLYDTDGCDRLSILCDDVSIVPEVKARVERVAADLGIPVDVRTWEQISQYYGKAKNFLDVVFLFLFSITSLIVVMGTVNTMSMSVYERFREIGTLRAIGFKPWDVIRLFAFEGAVLGTLGAVAGLGLTAAGRVLVTAADIRYKPPGVAELVQVEVDLVPAVLAVGFAVFVALSVLSAALPARRAARKPIVDALGHV, from the coding sequence ATGACCCTTCTGAAGATCGCCTTCCGCAACGTCCTCAAGAACCGCCGCCGCAGCCTGATCACCGTGCTGGCCATCGCGTTCGGGTACATGGCGGTTGCGATGTTCAAGGGGTACACGCACCAGGCGTACGAAAAGATGGCCCTGGCGGCGATCTTCGTGGAGGTTCCGGGGCATCTGGTGGTGTACAAGAAGGGTTTTCTGGAGGAAGGACGCCTCCGCCCGGAGGACTACCTTTTCACCGGCGAAGAAAGCTCGAGGCTTGCAGAGACCATCCGAAAGATCCCGGGCGTGGCCTGGGTGGCCCGAAGAATGGAGCTCACCGGCCTCCTTTCGAACGGCGACGTGTCCACCATCTTCCTATCCGACGCGATCGACCCGGCCAAGGAGGCCGACCTGTGGAGCCACTACCGCTACCGCCGCTGGATGAGCCGGAAGACCCTCCCGCGTGACCGCCCGGACGCCATCCTGGTGGGACCGGATCTCCTCACCCTGCTCCGGCTCCAGCCCGGGAGCAACGTGGTCCTCATGGCCACCACTCAGTACGGCCAGATGAACGCGGTGGACGCCACCGTGGCCGGCACCTACGCCACGTTCTCCGACGAGATGAACGACAAGTACGTGAAAATGCCCCTGGCCATGGCCCAGAGCCTGTACGACACGGACGGGTGCGACCGCTTGAGCATCCTTTGCGACGACGTCTCGATCGTGCCCGAGGTCAAGGCCCGGGTGGAACGGGTTGCCGCGGACCTCGGCATCCCGGTGGACGTGCGCACGTGGGAACAGATCAGCCAGTACTACGGCAAGGCAAAGAACTTCCTGGACGTGGTGTTCCTGTTCCTGTTCTCCATTACATCCCTGATCGTCGTCATGGGCACCGTGAACACCATGTCCATGTCGGTGTACGAGCGGTTCCGGGAGATCGGCACCCTGCGGGCCATCGGCTTCAAGCCCTGGGACGTGATCCGGCTCTTCGCATTCGAGGGCGCGGTTCTCGGCACCCTGGGGGCGGTGGCGGGCCTGGGGCTCACGGCCGCAGGCCGCGTCCTGGTGACCGCCGCCGACATCCGCTACAAGCCCCCGGGCGTGGCCGAGCTCGTGCAGGTGGAGGTCGATCTGGTCCCAGCCGTGCTCGCCGTGGGCTTCGCCGTGTTCGTGGCCCTGTCCGTTCTGTCCGCAGCCCTCCCCGCCCGCCGGGCCGCCCGCAAACCCATCGTGGACGCCCTGGGCCACGTGTAG